Proteins from one Candidatus Glassbacteria bacterium genomic window:
- a CDS encoding tetratricopeptide repeat protein, which translates to MNRIVLAGLLAVITALPLTAQQRAAETEQEKLGARQFNQAIAAYSAGNYEESIPLFIAADTLIGETDLVDWTKLRFALGTAFLETGKPNLALGYFQWVAERDSSYPFIYLQIAESARTGGKRTEALDYYRKALSRARPADQAMILGRIGELELAAGRLQAALGALNRAIKLTPAVGYFLMRGQLYDRLAQRVDHAQDEEFDYERAIRRKELTEEQMEQATELRRKALEDYRSAERDAKLADTCANLIARSEVILENNAQVISEIKFQRENN; encoded by the coding sequence ATGAACAGGATCGTGTTGGCCGGTCTGTTAGCCGTAATAACCGCCCTGCCGCTGACCGCCCAGCAGAGAGCAGCTGAAACCGAGCAGGAAAAACTGGGCGCCAGGCAGTTCAACCAGGCTATCGCGGCCTACTCGGCGGGCAATTACGAGGAAAGCATCCCCCTGTTTATCGCCGCCGACACGCTGATCGGAGAAACCGACCTGGTTGACTGGACCAAGCTGCGGTTCGCCCTGGGGACGGCGTTCCTCGAAACGGGCAAACCAAACCTGGCCCTGGGCTATTTCCAGTGGGTGGCCGAGCGGGATTCGTCATACCCGTTTATCTATCTCCAGATTGCCGAAAGCGCCCGCACGGGCGGCAAACGGACCGAGGCGCTTGATTACTACCGCAAGGCGCTCTCCCGGGCCAGGCCCGCCGATCAGGCCATGATCCTCGGACGGATCGGCGAGCTGGAACTGGCGGCCGGCCGGCTGCAGGCTGCTCTCGGCGCGCTGAACAGGGCGATCAAACTCACTCCGGCTGTCGGCTACTTCCTGATGCGCGGCCAGCTCTACGACCGGTTGGCACAGCGGGTCGACCACGCGCAGGACGAGGAATTCGATTACGAGCGCGCGATCCGCCGCAAGGAGCTTACCGAGGAGCAGATGGAGCAGGCGACGGAACTGAGGCGCAAGGCCCTGGAGGACTATCGCAGCGCCGAACGCGATGCAAAGCTCGCCGACACCTGCGCCAACCTGATCGCGCGCAGCGAGGTGATCCTGGAAAACAACGCCCAGGTGATCAGCGAAATAAAATTCCAGCGGGAAAACAACTGA
- a CDS encoding radical SAM protein: protein MYSPSYLELHRNGELALRADTLSEIASSCRLCPHRCEVSRREGETGTCRSPYEAVVSSAFAHFGEETPLVGSRGSGTIFFCGCNLRCSFCQNWEISHGTGGGRRVNASGLAELMLGLQRQGCHNINLVTPTHYTHVIVGALELAVDRGLNLPLVYNCGGYESVEVLCLLEGVIDIYMPDVKFFDDKAAVRFLSCGDYGTHTRQALAEMHRQVGELRLAPTGVAYRGLLVRHLVLPDGLGGTGEWAGWIARNLSAETYVNIMGQYRPCHQAGEDPRIARRPSAQELAAAREQALAAGLTGRGFVSEL from the coding sequence ATGTACTCTCCCTCCTACCTCGAACTCCACCGCAACGGCGAGCTGGCCCTCAGGGCCGACACGCTGAGCGAAATCGCCTCGTCCTGCCGTCTCTGCCCCCACCGCTGCGAGGTATCCCGCCGGGAAGGAGAAACCGGCACCTGCCGCTCGCCGTACGAGGCAGTCGTCAGCAGCGCGTTTGCCCATTTCGGCGAGGAAACTCCGCTGGTGGGATCGCGCGGCTCCGGGACAATCTTCTTCTGCGGCTGCAACCTGCGCTGCAGTTTCTGCCAGAACTGGGAGATCAGCCACGGCACCGGCGGCGGCAGGCGTGTGAACGCCAGTGGACTGGCGGAGCTGATGCTCGGGCTGCAGCGCCAGGGCTGCCACAATATCAACCTGGTTACACCCACCCATTACACCCACGTAATCGTCGGCGCGCTGGAACTGGCCGTGGACCGGGGCTTGAATCTCCCGCTGGTTTACAACTGCGGGGGGTACGAAAGCGTGGAGGTCCTGTGCCTGCTGGAGGGAGTGATCGATATCTACATGCCGGACGTGAAATTTTTCGACGACAAAGCCGCCGTCAGGTTTCTCTCTTGCGGTGACTACGGGACTCATACACGCCAGGCGCTGGCAGAGATGCACCGTCAGGTGGGCGAGCTGCGGCTGGCTCCCACGGGAGTCGCTTACCGCGGCCTGCTGGTCCGTCACCTGGTGCTGCCGGACGGGCTTGGAGGCACGGGGGAATGGGCCGGCTGGATCGCCCGGAACCTGTCGGCGGAAACCTACGTCAATATCATGGGCCAGTACCGGCCCTGCCATCAGGCCGGCGAGGACCCGCGGATCGCCCGGCGGCCCAGCGCGCAGGAGCTGGCCGCCGCCCGCGAACAGGCCCTGGCCGCCGGACTGACCGGCCGGGGATTTGTCAGCGAACTCTGA